One genomic window of Desulfobulbaceae bacterium DB1 includes the following:
- a CDS encoding carboxy-S-adenosyl-L-methionine synthase CmoA yields the protein MTKDTIYQNITPSADFTFNAGVADVFDDMLQRSVPCYRQVIDMVAALLARFVNQGETICDLGCSTGTTLMELSRLLASFDLNFVGIDNSAPMIDKAELKARMLSRTDRVHFIHGDIAEIDLPPCRAFIVNYTLQFIRPIIRKKFLSRLYHALLPGGVVIISEKIISHDPLLNRAFIDFYHDFKKSRGYTETEIARKREALENVLIPFSTGENLQLMRDAGFPHVEPFFQWFNFASYIALKD from the coding sequence ATGACAAAAGATACCATTTACCAGAACATCACCCCTTCAGCCGATTTCACCTTCAATGCCGGGGTGGCCGATGTTTTTGACGATATGCTGCAGCGCTCGGTTCCCTGTTACCGCCAGGTCATCGACATGGTTGCCGCGCTGCTGGCCAGATTCGTCAACCAGGGGGAAACGATCTGCGATCTCGGCTGTTCCACCGGCACCACCCTGATGGAACTTTCCCGGTTGCTTGCCTCCTTTGACCTGAACTTTGTCGGCATCGACAACTCCGCCCCCATGATCGACAAGGCCGAGCTCAAGGCCAGGATGCTGTCCCGCACCGACCGGGTGCACTTTATCCACGGCGATATTGCCGAGATCGATTTGCCCCCTTGCCGGGCCTTTATCGTCAACTACACCCTGCAGTTCATCCGGCCCATCATCAGAAAAAAATTCCTCAGCCGGCTTTATCACGCGCTTCTGCCGGGCGGGGTGGTCATCATCAGCGAAAAGATCATCTCCCATGACCCCTTGCTCAACCGCGCCTTCATCGACTTCTATCATGACTTCAAAAAAAGCCGGGGCTACACGGAAACGGAAATCGCCAGAAAGCGGGAGGCCCTGGAAAACGTGCTGATCCCCTTTTCCACCGGGGAAAACCTGCAGCTCATGCGTGATGCCGGATTTCCCCATGTGGAACCCTTTTTCCAGTGGTTTAATTTCGCCTCCTACATTGCCCTGAAGGACTGA
- a CDS encoding cell filamentation protein Fic — MNHSEIIIYQAADGKIKIDVRLEDETVWLTQEHMAGLFGKSKKTISEHIRNIFSEGELDEQVVVRNFRTTTRHGAMPDKTQSRDVQFYNLDVIISVGYRVRSHQGTQFRIWATQRLKEYIVKGFALNDERFKTGNSMAYFTELQERIREIRLSERFFYQKIKDIYTTSIDYDPRDEKTVEFFKVVQNKLLWAISRQTAAELVYRRADATRPLMGMQSFDKKGEPAVRKSDVSIAKNYLAEDEMKLLGLLVEQYLAFAETMAQQRTPMHMSDWIQRLDAIIQLNGRELLTHAGKISHQMAQEKAALEYDKFQESQRRIQREESLKELEEDIKKLKSPRKKGGKS, encoded by the coding sequence ATGAATCATTCGGAAATTATCATCTACCAGGCCGCTGACGGCAAAATCAAAATCGATGTCCGGTTGGAAGACGAGACGGTTTGGCTGACTCAGGAGCACATGGCTGGGTTGTTCGGCAAAAGCAAGAAGACGATTTCCGAGCACATCCGCAATATTTTCAGTGAAGGCGAACTGGACGAGCAAGTGGTTGTCCGGAATTTCCGGACAACCACTCGCCATGGCGCCATGCCGGATAAAACCCAGTCCAGAGACGTTCAATTTTACAACCTGGACGTGATCATCTCCGTCGGCTACCGGGTCAGGTCCCACCAGGGCACTCAGTTTCGCATCTGGGCCACCCAGCGGTTGAAGGAATACATCGTCAAGGGGTTTGCCCTGAACGATGAGCGCTTCAAAACGGGCAACTCGATGGCCTATTTCACGGAGCTACAGGAACGCATCCGTGAAATCCGCCTTTCCGAGCGCTTCTTCTATCAGAAAATCAAGGATATCTATACAACCAGCATCGACTACGACCCCAGGGACGAAAAGACCGTCGAGTTTTTCAAGGTGGTTCAGAACAAACTCCTCTGGGCCATCAGCCGGCAAACAGCGGCGGAACTGGTGTATCGCCGGGCGGACGCCACGCGGCCCCTGATGGGTATGCAATCGTTCGACAAGAAAGGTGAGCCGGCGGTGCGTAAAAGCGATGTGAGCATCGCCAAGAACTACCTCGCCGAGGATGAAATGAAGCTGCTCGGCCTGCTGGTGGAACAATACCTGGCCTTCGCCGAAACCATGGCCCAGCAGAGAACCCCCATGCACATGTCCGACTGGATTCAACGGCTGGATGCCATTATTCAGCTCAATGGCCGGGAGCTGCTCACCCATGCGGGCAAGATCAGCCACCAGATGGCCCAGGAAAAAGCCGCCCTGGAGTATGACAAGTTCCAGGAATCGCAGCGACGCATCCAGCGTGAAGAGAGCCTCAAGGAGTTGGAAGAGGACATCAAAAAGCTGAAGTCGCCCCGGAAGAAGGGAGGCAAATCATGA
- a CDS encoding tRNA 5-methoxyuridine(34)/uridine 5-oxyacetic acid(34) synthase CmoB codes for METDQEYLHLMPRAAREEILALRRENHKKLASRKKGFLSYRTACESVRGLRASSLDLDGDVVRIGVEQDITPEERQRVYQVLRGFMPWRKGPFQVFGIDIDAEWQSFRKWDRLQSVLPDLSGKIIADVGCNNGYYMFRMAHHKPLAVIGFEPYHHHYFTFRTVNSFAGLTNLHLELLGVEHMPLFTESFDVVFLMGVIYHRISPVEMLKDVWKSMKPGGTLILESQAIPGDDPVALFPAERYAKVPGTYFVPTAACVKNWLTRTGFQDVEIFCSHPMSREEQRRTDWMTFESFDDFIDPNNPMLTVEGYPAPLRVFLKAVA; via the coding sequence ATGGAAACCGACCAGGAATATCTCCACCTCATGCCGCGGGCAGCCCGGGAAGAAATTCTCGCCCTGCGGCGGGAAAACCACAAAAAGCTCGCGAGCCGCAAAAAAGGATTCCTTTCCTATCGCACCGCCTGCGAATCGGTCCGCGGATTGCGGGCCTCTTCCCTCGATCTGGACGGGGATGTCGTGCGCATCGGCGTGGAACAAGACATCACCCCCGAGGAACGGCAACGGGTCTATCAGGTGCTGCGGGGTTTCATGCCCTGGCGCAAAGGGCCTTTCCAGGTTTTCGGTATTGATATTGACGCGGAATGGCAAAGCTTCCGCAAATGGGACAGACTACAGTCCGTGCTGCCGGATCTGAGCGGCAAAATCATCGCCGACGTCGGTTGCAACAACGGCTATTACATGTTCCGCATGGCCCATCACAAACCGCTTGCGGTCATCGGCTTTGAACCCTACCACCACCACTACTTCACCTTCCGCACCGTAAACAGCTTCGCGGGGCTCACCAACCTCCATCTCGAACTGCTCGGCGTCGAACATATGCCGCTTTTCACCGAGAGTTTTGACGTGGTCTTTCTCATGGGGGTCATCTACCACCGGATCTCGCCGGTGGAGATGCTCAAGGATGTATGGAAAAGCATGAAACCGGGGGGCACGCTCATCCTCGAATCACAGGCCATCCCGGGTGATGACCCGGTGGCGCTGTTTCCGGCCGAACGTTACGCCAAGGTGCCGGGAACCTATTTCGTGCCCACCGCGGCCTGCGTGAAAAACTGGCTGACCCGGACAGGTTTTCAGGATGTGGAAATTTTCTGCAGCCATCCCATGAGCAGGGAGGAACAGCGGCGGACCGACTGGATGACCTTTGAGTCCTTTGATGATTTTATCGACCCGAACAACCCCATGCTTACCGTGGAAGGCTATCCGGCGCCGCTCAGGGTCTTCCTCAAGGCCGTCGCCTGA
- a CDS encoding SAM-dependent methyltransferase yields MVTQDFTNSTRQLIDSLKNICAAYGLGNDGNEFKIITQVFLYKFLNDKFAFEAKKIKPELAQYQNGTENWKQAISSLSSDELEMLQYQMGPDTARLKPEHFITHLWNRQNEPDFAKLFDDTLRDIAISNNDIFAVKTDGGAKVTLFDRVSEYISDVGRRDAFCRAIINKIGFSSFERIFTQKFDFYATIFEYLIKDYNSNSGGKYAEYYTPHAVARIMAAILVPQEQQGKVHNVSCYDPSAGSGTLLMNVAHAIGENRCSIYTQDISQKSSNLLRLNLILNNLVHSIPNIIQGNTLLHPYHRDGKALKKFDYIVSNPPFKMDFSDFRNELETRENKERFFAGVPNIPKQAVDKMAIYQLFLQHIVHSLKPGGKAAVVVPTGFITAQSGIDKKIRQHLVDNRMLAGVVSMPSNIFATTGTNVSILFIDDSNKNGVVLIDASNLGTKVKDGKNQKTLLAAAEEDRIIAVFNGKEAVEDFSVVVSYDEIAAKNYSLSAGQYFEVKIEFVDLTPAEFTAKMQGFSDNLDRLFKESAGLEQEIRKQLTGLRYE; encoded by the coding sequence GTGGTAACGCAGGATTTCACCAACAGCACCCGGCAACTGATCGACAGCCTCAAGAACATCTGCGCCGCCTACGGCCTCGGCAACGATGGCAACGAGTTCAAGATCATCACCCAGGTCTTTCTCTACAAGTTCCTCAACGATAAGTTCGCCTTTGAGGCCAAGAAGATCAAACCGGAGCTGGCCCAATATCAAAATGGCACCGAGAACTGGAAACAGGCGATCAGCTCCCTGAGCAGTGACGAGCTGGAGATGCTGCAATACCAGATGGGGCCGGACACCGCCCGCCTCAAACCCGAGCACTTCATCACCCATCTGTGGAATCGCCAGAACGAGCCCGATTTCGCCAAGCTCTTTGACGACACCCTGCGCGACATCGCCATCAGCAACAACGACATATTCGCGGTCAAGACCGACGGCGGGGCAAAGGTCACCCTGTTTGACCGGGTGAGCGAATACATCAGCGATGTCGGCAGGCGCGACGCCTTCTGCCGCGCCATCATCAACAAGATTGGATTTTCCAGCTTCGAGCGCATCTTCACCCAGAAGTTCGATTTCTACGCCACCATTTTCGAATACCTGATCAAGGACTACAACAGCAACAGCGGCGGCAAGTATGCCGAATACTACACGCCCCATGCCGTGGCCCGGATCATGGCCGCCATCCTGGTGCCGCAGGAACAGCAGGGCAAGGTGCACAACGTCAGCTGCTACGACCCCTCGGCCGGGTCCGGCACCCTCTTGATGAACGTGGCCCACGCCATCGGCGAAAACCGCTGCAGCATCTACACCCAGGATATTTCCCAGAAATCCTCCAACCTGCTGCGGTTGAACCTGATTTTGAACAATCTGGTCCACTCCATCCCCAACATCATCCAGGGCAACACCCTGCTGCACCCCTACCACCGGGACGGCAAGGCGCTGAAGAAATTCGACTACATCGTCAGTAATCCGCCTTTCAAGATGGATTTCTCCGACTTTCGCAACGAGCTGGAGACCAGGGAGAACAAGGAGCGCTTCTTTGCCGGGGTGCCGAACATCCCCAAGCAGGCCGTGGACAAAATGGCCATCTACCAGCTCTTTCTCCAGCACATCGTCCATTCGCTGAAACCCGGCGGCAAGGCTGCGGTGGTGGTGCCCACCGGCTTCATCACCGCGCAATCCGGCATCGACAAGAAGATCCGCCAGCACCTGGTCGATAACCGGATGCTGGCCGGGGTGGTCTCCATGCCGAGCAACATCTTCGCCACCACCGGCACCAACGTCTCCATCCTCTTCATTGACGACAGCAACAAGAACGGTGTGGTGCTGATCGACGCCTCCAACCTCGGCACCAAGGTCAAGGATGGCAAAAACCAGAAAACCCTGCTTGCAGCGGCAGAGGAAGACCGGATTATTGCGGTGTTCAACGGCAAGGAGGCGGTGGAAGATTTTTCGGTGGTGGTGAGCTACGACGAGATCGCCGCCAAAAACTATTCCCTCAGCGCCGGGCAGTATTTCGAGGTAAAGATTGAGTTTGTGGATCTGACGCCTGCTGAGTTCACTGCCAAGATGCAGGGCTTTAGCGACAATCTGGATCGGCTGTTCAAGGAGTCGGCCGGGTTGGAGCAGGAGATTCGGAAACAGTTGACGGGGTTGCGCTATGAGTAG
- a CDS encoding restriction endonuclease subunit R, which yields MIFSEDSRVKIPCILHLVRLGYRYLSLKNEVWDEEANIFPDLFRAAMARINPGLDADDIHRLLVDVKLSLENEDLGKAFYEKLTERSGTRLIDFADFSNNSFHVVTELTCKNGDDEFRPDITLLINGMPLVFIEVKKPNNREGVLAERNRIITRCRNPRFRRFLNITQLMVFSNNMEYDDGSPQPIEGAFYASPSYDAPIFNYFREEEELHLPELPADEDDTVENEVLKDNNLSVIKHSPEFVSNKSPDTPTNRICTSLFSRDRLKFLLQYAFVYVSETDGLHKHVMRYPQLFATKAIERKLDAGVRKGIIWHTQGSGKTALAYYNTRFLTDYFQKRGIIPKFYFIVDRIDLLIQAQREFSGRGLTVHTIDSREAFTRDIKATKAIHNDSGRPEITVVNIQKFQDDPDVVRTEDYDISIQRVYFLDEVHRSYNPRGSFLANLSQSDQNAIKIGLTGTPLLGDDTNSRALFGDYIHKYYYNASIADGYTLRLIREEIATNYQLALREALAAVKLQQGDIDRKQIYAHPRFVEPMLDYIIDDFEKSRGALNDAGIGGMVICDSAEQAKKMFEIFQARQNPKSVPLAGAISTSVDGLLLVAADSARPRYATLQKQANKVKSGALILHDIGSKQERKEWVEDFKAGKIDLLFVYNMLLTGFDAHRLKKLYLGRVIRKHNLLQALTRVNRPYGDFRYGYVVDFADISKEFEETNQRYLQELNDELGDELEHYSHLFKSAEEIQSEIEQVKNILFQFNTENAEEFSRQISRTQDRATVLALKKALLDARSLYNLIRLQGEYSFLDQLDFQKLGQLYRETCNHLDLLNLKESIESSADTTGLLNVALEEVLFLFTKVGEEELVLADKLKNTLRRTREDMSDNFDQQDPKFITLKEELERLFKKKKLSEVTQEEMTANIGALNAIHEKVKELNRQNNQLRAKYQGDAKYTRIHKRLMERGTLSETERSLFEALTGVKRQADDQVLQNTQLLANEAFFEQMMMPLVIGEFQTRQKIKLNPEACRAINRLVVTEYRNEFASGNRTGVQAW from the coding sequence ATGATTTTCAGCGAAGACTCACGGGTGAAAATCCCCTGCATCCTCCACCTGGTGCGGCTCGGCTACCGCTACCTTTCCCTCAAAAATGAGGTATGGGATGAAGAGGCCAATATCTTCCCGGACCTGTTTCGTGCCGCCATGGCCCGGATCAATCCCGGCCTGGATGCTGACGACATCCATCGACTGCTGGTTGACGTTAAACTTTCGCTGGAAAACGAGGACCTCGGCAAGGCTTTCTACGAAAAGCTCACGGAGCGTTCCGGCACCCGTCTGATCGACTTCGCCGATTTCTCGAACAACAGCTTTCATGTGGTCACGGAACTGACCTGCAAGAACGGCGATGATGAGTTCCGGCCCGACATCACCCTGCTCATCAACGGCATGCCGCTGGTCTTCATCGAGGTCAAGAAGCCCAACAACCGGGAAGGCGTGCTGGCCGAACGTAACCGCATCATCACCCGCTGCCGCAATCCCCGCTTCCGCCGCTTTCTCAACATCACCCAGCTGATGGTGTTCTCCAACAACATGGAGTACGACGACGGCTCGCCGCAGCCCATCGAGGGGGCCTTCTACGCCAGCCCGTCTTACGATGCGCCGATTTTTAACTATTTCCGGGAAGAGGAAGAGCTGCATCTCCCTGAATTGCCGGCCGACGAGGACGACACGGTTGAAAACGAGGTACTCAAAGACAATAACCTCAGCGTCATCAAACACAGCCCGGAATTTGTCAGCAACAAATCGCCCGACACCCCGACCAACCGCATCTGCACCTCCCTGTTCAGCCGCGACCGCCTCAAGTTTCTGCTGCAATACGCTTTTGTGTATGTGAGCGAGACCGACGGCCTGCACAAGCACGTCATGCGCTATCCGCAGCTCTTCGCCACCAAGGCGATTGAACGTAAGCTCGATGCCGGGGTGCGCAAGGGGATCATCTGGCACACCCAGGGAAGCGGCAAGACCGCGCTGGCCTATTACAACACCCGCTTTCTGACCGACTACTTCCAGAAACGCGGCATCATCCCCAAGTTCTATTTCATCGTCGATCGAATCGATCTGCTCATTCAGGCGCAGCGGGAATTTTCCGGTCGTGGGCTGACCGTGCACACCATCGACAGCCGTGAGGCCTTCACCCGCGACATCAAGGCGACCAAGGCGATCCACAACGATTCCGGCAGGCCGGAGATCACCGTGGTCAACATCCAGAAGTTTCAGGATGACCCGGACGTGGTCCGCACCGAGGATTACGACATCAGCATCCAGCGCGTCTACTTCCTCGACGAGGTGCACCGCAGCTACAACCCCAGGGGCAGTTTTCTCGCCAATCTGAGCCAGTCCGACCAGAACGCCATCAAGATCGGCCTCACCGGCACGCCGCTGCTGGGCGACGACACCAACTCCCGCGCCCTGTTCGGCGACTACATCCACAAATACTACTACAACGCCTCCATTGCCGACGGCTACACCCTGCGCCTGATCCGTGAAGAGATCGCCACCAACTACCAGCTCGCCCTGCGAGAGGCCCTGGCCGCCGTTAAACTCCAGCAGGGCGACATTGATCGCAAGCAGATCTACGCCCACCCGCGCTTTGTCGAGCCGATGCTCGACTACATCATCGACGATTTCGAAAAGAGCCGGGGCGCGCTGAACGACGCCGGCATCGGCGGCATGGTGATCTGCGACAGCGCCGAGCAGGCGAAAAAGATGTTCGAAATCTTTCAAGCCCGCCAGAACCCCAAATCGGTTCCGCTCGCTGGGGCCATTAGTACCAGTGTCGACGGCCTTCTTCTTGTGGCTGCTGATTCCGCGCGTCCCCGCTACGCCACCCTGCAAAAGCAGGCCAACAAGGTCAAAAGCGGCGCCCTGATCCTGCACGACATCGGCAGCAAGCAGGAGCGCAAGGAGTGGGTGGAGGATTTCAAGGCGGGCAAAATCGACCTGCTGTTTGTTTACAATATGCTGCTCACCGGCTTTGACGCCCACCGGCTGAAAAAGCTCTACCTGGGCCGGGTGATCCGTAAGCACAATCTGCTCCAGGCCCTGACCCGGGTCAACCGCCCCTATGGGGATTTCCGCTATGGCTATGTGGTCGATTTCGCCGACATCAGCAAGGAGTTCGAGGAAACGAACCAGCGTTATTTGCAAGAGTTGAACGACGAGCTGGGCGACGAACTGGAACACTACTCCCATCTGTTCAAATCCGCCGAGGAAATCCAGAGCGAGATCGAGCAGGTCAAGAACATCCTGTTTCAGTTCAACACCGAGAACGCCGAGGAATTCTCCCGGCAGATCAGCCGGACCCAGGACCGCGCCACGGTGCTGGCCCTCAAAAAGGCCCTGCTTGACGCCCGCAGTCTCTACAACTTGATCCGCCTGCAAGGCGAGTACTCCTTCCTCGACCAGCTCGATTTCCAGAAGCTGGGCCAGCTCTACCGCGAGACCTGCAACCACCTCGACCTGCTGAACCTGAAAGAAAGCATTGAGTCGAGCGCCGACACCACGGGCCTGCTCAACGTCGCCCTCGAAGAGGTGCTCTTCCTGTTCACCAAGGTCGGGGAAGAAGAGCTGGTGCTGGCCGACAAGCTGAAGAACACCCTGCGCCGGACCCGCGAGGATATGTCCGACAACTTCGACCAGCAGGACCCCAAATTCATCACCCTCAAGGAAGAGCTGGAGCGGCTGTTCAAGAAGAAAAAACTGAGCGAAGTCACCCAGGAAGAAATGACCGCCAACATCGGGGCGCTGAACGCCATTCATGAAAAGGTCAAGGAGCTGAACCGGCAGAACAACCAGCTCCGCGCCAAGTACCAGGGCGACGCCAAATACACCCGCATCCACAAGCGCTTAATGGAACGCGGCACGCTGTCGGAAACCGAGCGGAGCCTCTTCGAGGCCCTTACCGGCGTGAAAAGGCAGGCCGACGACCAGGTGTTGCAGAACACCCAGCTGCTGGCCAATGAAGCCTTCTTTGAACAGATGATGATGCCGCTGGTTATCGGCGAGTTCCAGACTCGCCAAAAGATCAAACTCAACCCGGAGGCCTGCCGCGCCATCAACCGGCTGGTGGTCACCGAATACAGGAATGAATTTGCCTCCGGCAACAGAACAGGAGTACAGGCGTGGTAA